A region of Subdoligranulum variabile DNA encodes the following proteins:
- a CDS encoding sugar kinase, which translates to MEHCNPILQGQQSPQKFITIGEVMLRLTPPNYEKIRMASSFEASYGGSEANIALALANLGVDSTFFSVVPNNSLGKSAIRWLRSNDVHCTPMILSTKEETPTQRLGTYYLETGYGIRPSKVIYDRMHSALTEYDLSKVDLDALFDGFDWLHLSGITPALNRNCADFILRCLQVAKEKGLTVSFDGNFRSTLWSWEEARDYCTRCLPYVDVLFGIEPYHLWKDENDHSKGDWKDGVPLQPSYEQQDEIFQHFIERYPNLKCIGRHVRYVHSGSENSLKAFMWYEGHTFESKLFTFNILDRVGGGDAFASGLIYAMMHDYRPMDMVNFAVASSAIKHTIHGDANITDDVDSIRNLMNMNYDIKR; encoded by the coding sequence ATGGAACACTGCAACCCCATCCTGCAGGGCCAGCAGAGCCCGCAGAAATTCATTACCATCGGCGAGGTCATGCTGCGCCTGACCCCGCCCAACTACGAGAAGATCCGTATGGCCTCCAGCTTTGAGGCCAGCTACGGCGGCAGCGAGGCGAACATCGCCCTGGCGCTGGCCAATCTGGGGGTGGATTCCACCTTTTTCAGCGTGGTGCCCAACAATTCCCTGGGCAAAAGCGCCATCCGGTGGCTGCGCTCCAACGACGTGCACTGCACGCCGATGATCCTCTCCACCAAGGAGGAGACCCCCACCCAGCGGCTGGGCACCTACTATCTGGAGACGGGGTACGGCATCCGTCCCAGCAAGGTCATCTATGACCGGATGCACAGCGCCCTCACCGAGTACGACCTGAGCAAGGTGGACCTGGACGCCCTGTTTGACGGCTTCGACTGGCTGCACCTGTCGGGCATCACGCCGGCGCTGAACCGGAACTGCGCGGATTTCATCCTGCGCTGCCTGCAGGTGGCCAAGGAGAAGGGCCTCACCGTCAGCTTTGACGGCAACTTCCGCAGCACGCTGTGGAGCTGGGAGGAGGCCCGGGACTACTGCACCCGCTGCCTGCCCTATGTGGATGTGCTGTTCGGCATCGAGCCCTACCATCTGTGGAAGGACGAAAACGACCATTCCAAGGGGGACTGGAAGGACGGCGTGCCCCTGCAGCCCAGCTATGAGCAGCAGGACGAGATCTTCCAGCATTTCATCGAGCGGTATCCCAACCTCAAGTGCATCGGCCGCCATGTGCGGTATGTACATTCGGGCAGCGAGAACAGCCTCAAGGCCTTCATGTGGTACGAGGGTCACACCTTCGAGAGCAAGCTCTTTACCTTTAATATTCTGGACCGCGTGGGCGGCGGCGACGCCTTTGCCAGCGGCCTGATCTACGCCATGATGCACGACTACCGCCCCATGGACATGGTGAACTTTGCGGTGGCCTCCAGCGCCATCAAGCATACCATCCACGGCGACGCCAACATCACCGACGACGTGGACAGCATCCGCAACCTCATGAATATGAACTACGACATCAAGCGGTAA